In one window of Anaerolineae bacterium DNA:
- a CDS encoding FHA domain-containing protein: MTNPSHNCPHCGKRLARPDAAFCTNCGAPLRGDGGQTVATVHGGSLAKIIVHLPGEESREEFLSKAITTLGRRRSNMIQVLSPIVSGEHAQIELTRKGHTITDLHSTNGTYVNGKRLTPGKPHLLTNNNIIRFSDGMGNSASLTYVAPSLFADVEAVDITQVFQLAADISYIGRNPDAAITLDHPAVSWYHAKVVKRDEQRYTIQDLSSNNGTFLNGSQLRQERVLERGDVVQIGPFNLVYRDQGVFAPFSAERNFRLEAVDLEKTFYAANLLGRQNKNKAITVLRNLNLVINPREFVALVGGSGTGKSTLMKALSGLSPATSGTVLVNGDNLYENFNLYRNMMGYVPQDDIIHEGLAVHNALFYAASLRLPDASPPEIEERITEVLAKVGLTAQAHSLVRNLSGGQRKRVSIAAELLAEPWIFFLDEPTSGLDPGLEKLMMDTLRQLADEGRTIVLVTHATVNITNNCDQVAFMARGGELTYFGPPDQAIAFFNVKDFSDIYTRLSQTFTLNSDPTVPAQIKTEYDHFVSTHHVDTPQPPGPTDGETRSILAGPLWAAHYRQTPTYQTYIANRQTGEMARPLTATAGAAEATFISQIKQFGVLAQRYLDLIRHDKISLWVLLAIMPIIGIFLLLISDGAALVGNTVEEIAAILDAEGAYTIVNKAQTLLFMMALSANLLGVFAAAYEIIKEEAIYRRERMINLRIFPYYASKFVVLGAFMLLQCLLLLIVLALGIDFPGGGAILWSPLEYYFTLVFTALASVALGLFISALATSRNTVIYLILIVLFIQIVFSGAIFELSPFTQPLSYLTITRWSLEALGASTNMDALNNLGQVRVEREIDIGRGVQKVVEDAPTTMNFYVNYAHNGLALLSRWIFLIVHTVLWSGLAIWLIGRKDEI; the protein is encoded by the coding sequence ATGACCAACCCAAGCCATAACTGCCCCCACTGCGGCAAACGACTCGCCCGGCCCGACGCCGCCTTTTGCACCAATTGCGGCGCGCCCCTTAGAGGAGACGGCGGCCAGACCGTAGCCACTGTTCACGGCGGCTCCCTGGCCAAAATCATTGTGCATCTTCCCGGCGAAGAGTCGCGCGAGGAATTTCTCTCCAAAGCCATAACCACCCTGGGCCGCCGCCGCTCAAACATGATCCAGGTGCTTTCGCCCATTGTTTCCGGCGAACATGCCCAAATTGAGTTGACCCGCAAGGGCCACACTATTACCGATTTGCACAGCACCAACGGCACGTATGTCAATGGGAAACGTCTTACGCCAGGCAAACCTCATCTGCTAACCAACAACAACATTATCCGTTTCAGCGACGGCATGGGCAACTCGGCCAGTTTAACTTACGTGGCCCCCTCCCTCTTTGCCGACGTTGAAGCCGTTGACATTACCCAGGTGTTTCAACTGGCCGCCGACATTTCTTACATTGGCCGCAATCCAGACGCGGCCATTACCCTGGATCACCCGGCGGTAAGCTGGTATCACGCCAAGGTCGTCAAAAGAGACGAACAGCGCTACACCATTCAGGATTTGAGCAGCAACAACGGCACATTTTTGAACGGGTCGCAACTCCGCCAGGAGCGAGTGCTGGAACGGGGCGACGTAGTGCAAATTGGCCCCTTTAACCTGGTTTACCGCGACCAGGGCGTTTTTGCGCCCTTCTCGGCCGAGCGCAATTTCCGGCTTGAAGCCGTTGACCTGGAAAAAACCTTTTACGCCGCCAATCTGCTGGGCCGGCAGAATAAAAACAAAGCCATCACCGTGCTGCGTAATCTTAACCTGGTCATCAATCCCCGTGAATTTGTGGCCCTGGTAGGCGGCAGCGGCACGGGCAAAAGCACCTTGATGAAGGCCTTGAGCGGTCTCAGTCCGGCCACCTCCGGCACGGTGCTGGTCAACGGCGATAACCTGTACGAAAATTTCAACCTGTACCGCAATATGATGGGGTATGTGCCCCAGGACGACATTATTCACGAGGGCCTGGCAGTGCATAACGCTCTCTTTTACGCCGCCAGCCTCCGCCTTCCCGACGCCAGCCCGCCGGAAATTGAAGAACGGATCACGGAGGTATTGGCCAAGGTGGGTTTGACCGCCCAGGCCCACAGCCTGGTGCGCAATCTCAGCGGCGGGCAGCGCAAGCGCGTGAGCATTGCCGCCGAATTGCTGGCCGAACCCTGGATATTCTTCCTGGATGAGCCTACGTCCGGCCTGGACCCCGGTTTGGAAAAATTGATGATGGACACCCTGCGCCAACTGGCCGACGAGGGCCGCACCATTGTTCTGGTCACGCACGCCACGGTCAATATCACCAACAACTGCGACCAGGTGGCCTTTATGGCTCGCGGCGGCGAACTGACTTACTTTGGCCCGCCCGACCAGGCCATCGCCTTTTTCAACGTAAAAGATTTTTCCGACATTTATACCCGCCTATCTCAAACTTTTACCTTAAATAGCGACCCCACCGTACCTGCCCAAATTAAAACCGAGTACGACCACTTTGTGAGTACCCACCATGTGGACACCCCCCAACCGCCCGGCCCGACAGATGGCGAGACGCGCTCCATCCTGGCCGGTCCCCTCTGGGCTGCCCATTACCGCCAGACGCCTACCTACCAGACCTACATTGCCAACCGGCAAACCGGCGAGATGGCCCGTCCCCTCACCGCCACTGCCGGGGCCGCCGAAGCCACGTTCATTTCCCAAATCAAACAATTTGGCGTGCTGGCCCAACGCTACCTGGACCTCATCCGGCACGATAAAATCAGCCTGTGGGTGCTGCTGGCCATTATGCCCATCATCGGCATTTTTCTGCTCCTCATTAGCGATGGGGCCGCCCTGGTAGGCAATACGGTTGAGGAAATTGCGGCTATTTTGGACGCTGAAGGCGCTTACACTATTGTCAACAAAGCCCAAACTCTACTGTTTATGATGGCTCTTTCCGCCAATCTCCTGGGCGTGTTTGCCGCAGCCTACGAAATCATCAAAGAAGAGGCTATCTACCGCCGCGAACGCATGATTAACCTTAGAATCTTTCCCTATTATGCCTCCAAGTTTGTGGTGTTAGGCGCATTTATGCTGCTCCAATGCCTTTTGCTGCTGATAGTGCTGGCCCTGGGCATAGATTTTCCCGGCGGCGGCGCTATTCTCTGGTCGCCGCTGGAATATTACTTTACCCTGGTCTTCACCGCCCTGGCCAGCGTGGCCCTGGGCCTGTTCATCTCGGCCCTGGCTACCTCGCGCAATACGGTCATTTATCTCATTCTGATCGTTCTCTTTATCCAAATCGTTTTCTCCGGCGCTATCTTTGAGCTTTCTCCCTTTACCCAGCCTCTCTCCTACCTCACCATCACCCGCTGGTCCCTGGAAGCCCTGGGCGCCAGTACTAACATGGACGCCCTCAACAATCTGGGCCAGGTGCGCGTTGAGCGTGAGATAGACATTGGCCGGGGCGTGCAAAAAGTAGTGGAGGATGCGCCGACCACGATGAATTTTTACGTGAATTACGCCCACAATGGCCTGGCTCTGCTCTCTCGCTGGATTTTCCTGATTGTCCATACCGTGCTGTGGAGCGGCCTGGCAATATGGTTGATTGGGCGCAAAGACGAAATTTAA
- a CDS encoding SDR family oxidoreductase, with protein sequence MSHAHLLKNQIAIITGAGRGIGRATALAFAQAGAAVVLVARSNDELTSVADEIKYNGGGQALAIPTDISDLVEVDHLLVLTMRAFGQVDILINNAALLHPIGKVWETSPLAWQKLIATNVLGPYFCARAVLPHMLERGSGRIINVSSAVADINMVGTSAYNASKAALERFSGTLAAEVEGSGLVVTTFRTGPVDTQMQADMRETPTKFFPDTRRFQSLYEQGQLRSPAETAQAILWLASRFAGHANGQLFAMDAAFQKQIAADLAPSPRCRLRKTSDG encoded by the coding sequence ATGAGTCATGCCCATCTACTTAAAAATCAAATCGCCATCATTACCGGCGCGGGGCGTGGGATTGGCCGGGCCACGGCCCTGGCCTTTGCTCAAGCCGGGGCAGCGGTGGTGCTGGTCGCTCGCTCCAACGACGAGTTGACCAGCGTTGCCGACGAAATCAAATACAACGGCGGCGGCCAAGCCCTGGCTATTCCCACAGATATTAGCGACCTGGTTGAAGTTGACCACTTACTGGTGCTAACCATGCGGGCCTTTGGTCAGGTTGATATTTTGATCAACAACGCTGCCTTGCTTCATCCCATCGGCAAAGTGTGGGAAACCTCCCCGCTGGCCTGGCAAAAACTGATCGCCACCAACGTGCTTGGCCCTTATTTTTGCGCCCGGGCCGTGCTGCCCCACATGCTTGAGCGCGGCAGCGGCCGCATTATCAATGTCTCTTCAGCGGTGGCAGACATCAATATGGTGGGCACCAGCGCCTACAACGCCAGCAAGGCCGCCCTGGAGCGATTTAGCGGCACCCTGGCCGCCGAAGTTGAGGGTAGCGGTCTGGTAGTCACCACCTTCAGAACCGGCCCGGTTGACACCCAAATGCAGGCCGATATGCGGGAAACGCCAACTAAATTTTTCCCCGATACCCGCCGGTTTCAATCGCTCTACGAGCAGGGCCAACTGCGTTCACCTGCTGAAACGGCCCAGGCTATATTGTGGTTGGCCAGCCGTTTTGCCGGCCACGCCAACGGCCAGCTTTTTGCCATGGACGCCGCCTTCCAAAAACAGATTGCCGCGGACCTGGCCCCATCACCCCGGTGCCGGCTCCGGAAAACATCTGACGGCTGA
- a CDS encoding magnesium chelatase: MATELRYPFLAIVGQTEMKVALILTLINRAVGGVLLVGARGTAKTTAVRGLLDLMPVVERSACEYGCEPEDIYQYGLDAVCKECAQKFGMGDPLTRPEPMRLVELPLNARLEDVVGGINERVALEQNRVAVERGILSQADQNLLYIDEVNLLDDIIVDAILDAAGQGVYSVRRGPLSATYRSRLTLVGSMNPEEGNLRPQIQDRFGLRVLVRGIQDPAERLEIYRRAMAYANKPYKFVLDWVTETEAAAADIMEARQRLSQVGFARGVQDEGLRWIETLKIDSHRAEMTLFEAGRAYAAIDDRLEVTLDDLRAVAPLALRQRQTDFAAKYFADQENEDTEIQKVINHTTRRSRTKTKPEKNET; the protein is encoded by the coding sequence CTGGCCACCGAGTTGCGTTATCCCTTTTTGGCCATTGTGGGCCAAACCGAAATGAAAGTGGCCCTGATTCTGACTCTTATTAACCGGGCCGTTGGCGGCGTGCTGCTGGTGGGGGCGCGGGGTACGGCCAAAACTACGGCCGTGCGCGGCCTGCTGGACTTGATGCCGGTGGTAGAGCGCAGCGCCTGCGAATACGGCTGCGAGCCGGAGGACATCTATCAATATGGCCTGGATGCGGTTTGCAAAGAGTGCGCCCAAAAATTTGGCATGGGCGATCCCTTGACCAGGCCGGAGCCGATGCGTTTGGTGGAGTTGCCGTTGAACGCCCGCCTGGAGGATGTAGTGGGCGGAATCAATGAACGGGTGGCCCTGGAACAAAATCGGGTGGCCGTGGAGCGAGGGATTTTATCGCAGGCCGACCAGAATTTGCTGTATATTGACGAAGTAAATCTGTTGGACGATATCATTGTTGATGCCATTTTGGACGCGGCGGGCCAGGGGGTGTATTCCGTGCGGCGCGGCCCGCTGTCGGCCACGTACCGCTCGCGCCTGACTTTGGTTGGCTCGATGAATCCAGAAGAGGGCAACTTGCGGCCGCAAATTCAGGATCGTTTTGGGCTGCGGGTGCTGGTGCGGGGCATTCAAGACCCGGCGGAGCGGCTAGAAATTTATCGCCGGGCCATGGCTTATGCCAATAAACCTTATAAATTTGTTTTGGATTGGGTTACGGAAACAGAGGCCGCCGCCGCAGACATTATGGAGGCTCGCCAACGGTTGTCCCAGGTGGGCTTTGCCCGGGGCGTGCAAGACGAAGGCTTACGCTGGATTGAGACTTTGAAGATTGACAGCCACCGGGCGGAGATGACGCTTTTTGAGGCCGGCCGGGCCTATGCCGCTATTGACGACCGCCTGGAAGTAACGCTGGATGATTTGCGGGCCGTGGCTCCCCTGGCCCTGCGTCAACGCCAAACCGATTTTGCGGCCAAGTATTTTGCCGACCAGGAGAACGAAGATACTGAAATTCAAAAGGTGATTAATCACACAACCAGGCGCAGCCGAACCAAAACGAAGCCGGAAAAAAACGAAACGTAG
- a CDS encoding FAD binding domain-containing protein: MMSQLKTYHRPASVEEALQLMARPGVSAALVGGGSYFTPHRPDMAEEVVDLQAAGLADMTYTSQSVTVGAMVRLQTLVEDGRLPALLRDAARREGPPTLRQAATVGGVLTCPNRESELLAAMLVCDAELTVQSLTYTKTISLTNFLRDIPSALNGGLVTAVSLNLIGKTASDRVART; this comes from the coding sequence ATGATGTCTCAACTTAAAACATACCACCGTCCCGCCAGCGTTGAGGAGGCCTTGCAATTAATGGCGCGTCCGGGGGTTAGCGCCGCGCTGGTGGGCGGGGGCAGTTACTTTACCCCGCACCGGCCCGACATGGCGGAAGAGGTGGTTGACCTGCAAGCCGCCGGCCTGGCCGACATGACCTACACCAGCCAAAGCGTGACCGTAGGGGCCATGGTCCGGCTGCAAACCTTGGTGGAGGATGGTCGCCTCCCGGCGCTGCTGCGCGACGCTGCCCGCCGCGAAGGACCCCCTACCCTCCGCCAGGCCGCCACCGTGGGCGGGGTGCTGACCTGCCCCAACCGGGAGAGCGAACTGCTGGCCGCCATGCTGGTTTGCGACGCCGAACTGACCGTGCAATCCCTCACCTACACCAAAACCATTAGCCTGACCAACTTTTTGCGCGACATCCCCTCGGCCCTGAACGGCGGGCTGGTGACGGCCGTATCCCTTAATCTCATCGGCAAAACCGCCAGCGACCGGGTGGCCCGCAC
- a CDS encoding LysM peptidoglycan-binding domain-containing protein, with the protein MASLLPLIQHLRQKYNISVENVRGHRELAGNSTTCPGFNFDPAELRARLQALDEAEIEPEPPETQPQVKPGEHVLLLPDADKYLEAALAYIWKFHPDVSFSVDEARGRWKYVTVVGNKAEVSDSQLARLRSGGAALVQRISGDPSAVRAALDELVAKEVRFLTAAPDEPGQPGPEPSPEEQWRTYTIQPGDTLSFVAKQMYGQANLWRIIFEANRDILTDPGRIQPGQVLKIPPKPET; encoded by the coding sequence ATGGCGTCGTTGCTGCCCCTCATCCAACACCTGCGCCAAAAATATAACATTTCCGTGGAAAACGTGCGGGGACATCGGGAGTTGGCCGGAAACAGCACCACCTGTCCCGGCTTCAATTTTGACCCCGCCGAACTACGCGCCCGCTTGCAAGCGTTGGATGAGGCTGAAATCGAGCCTGAGCCGCCTGAAACCCAGCCGCAGGTCAAACCCGGCGAGCACGTTTTACTCTTGCCCGACGCCGATAAATATTTGGAAGCGGCCCTGGCCTACATCTGGAAATTTCACCCCGATGTCAGCTTTTCGGTGGACGAGGCCAGGGGCCGTTGGAAATACGTCACCGTGGTGGGCAACAAAGCGGAAGTCAGCGACAGCCAACTGGCCCGGCTGCGTAGCGGCGGCGCGGCGTTGGTGCAGCGTATTTCTGGCGACCCGTCCGCCGTGCGGGCGGCCCTGGACGAATTGGTGGCCAAAGAAGTACGTTTTTTGACGGCTGCTCCCGATGAGCCGGGCCAGCCTGGCCCGGAACCGTCGCCGGAAGAACAGTGGCGCACTTACACCATCCAGCCCGGCGACACCCTATCCTTTGTGGCCAAACAGATGTATGGCCAGGCCAATTTATGGCGGATCATTTTTGAGGCCAATCGAGACATTCTCACCGACCCCGGCCGGATACAGCCGGGGCAGGTGTTGAAAATCCCGCCCAAACCGGAGACATAA
- the icd gene encoding isocitrate dehydrogenase (NADP(+)): MAYNKIIVPPDGQKITISGDKLTVPDHPILAFIEGDGIGPDITAASKRIWDAAVQAAYGGQRKIAWVEIYAGEKAARQYADNYMPAETFDALREFIVGIKGPLTTPVGGGFRSLNVTLRQVLDLYACVRPVRWYQGMPSPMKHPEEVNMVIFRENTEDVYAGIEYESGTPENEKVAKFLREEMGATFFEGAGIGIKPISAFGTKRLVRKAIQYALDYGYRSVTLVHKGNIQKYTEGAFRKWGYEVAQAEFGHAILTEDELWAKYNGRQPADKVVIKDRIADIIFQQVLLRPKEFDVLAAPNLNGDYLSDALAAQVGGLGIAPGANIADHIALFEATHGTAPKYAGQDKVNPGSLLFSGVMMLEYIGWREAADLIRRAYEKTIAQKIVTYDFARQMDGATEVKTSQFASAVIQNL; this comes from the coding sequence ATGGCTTATAACAAAATCATTGTTCCCCCAGACGGCCAGAAAATAACCATTTCCGGCGACAAACTAACCGTGCCCGACCACCCGATTTTGGCCTTTATTGAAGGCGACGGCATTGGCCCCGATATTACCGCAGCCAGCAAGCGTATTTGGGACGCCGCCGTGCAGGCGGCTTACGGCGGCCAGCGTAAAATCGCCTGGGTAGAGATTTACGCCGGGGAAAAGGCCGCCCGGCAATATGCCGACAATTATATGCCGGCAGAAACGTTTGACGCCCTGCGCGAATTCATTGTGGGCATCAAGGGACCGCTGACCACGCCCGTGGGCGGCGGCTTTCGCAGTTTGAATGTTACTTTGCGGCAAGTGCTTGATCTGTACGCCTGCGTGCGTCCGGTGCGCTGGTACCAGGGCATGCCCAGCCCTATGAAGCATCCGGAAGAGGTGAATATGGTTATCTTCCGCGAAAATACGGAGGATGTTTACGCCGGCATCGAGTACGAGAGCGGCACCCCGGAAAATGAAAAAGTGGCCAAATTCTTACGCGAGGAAATGGGGGCTACCTTTTTTGAGGGAGCGGGAATTGGCATCAAACCCATCAGCGCCTTTGGCACCAAACGCCTGGTGCGCAAGGCCATCCAATACGCCCTGGATTACGGTTACCGCAGCGTTACCCTGGTGCATAAGGGCAATATTCAAAAATACACCGAAGGCGCGTTTCGTAAATGGGGCTACGAGGTAGCCCAAGCGGAGTTTGGCCACGCCATCCTCACCGAAGATGAGCTGTGGGCCAAATATAACGGCCGGCAGCCTGCCGATAAAGTAGTCATTAAAGACCGTATCGCCGACATCATTTTTCAACAAGTTTTACTGCGCCCCAAAGAGTTTGACGTGCTGGCCGCGCCCAATCTTAACGGCGACTACCTGAGCGACGCCCTGGCCGCCCAGGTGGGTGGGTTGGGCATTGCGCCGGGCGCCAACATTGCCGATCACATTGCCCTGTTTGAGGCCACGCACGGCACCGCGCCCAAATATGCCGGGCAGGATAAAGTCAATCCCGGTAGCCTGCTTTTCTCCGGGGTGATGATGCTGGAATACATCGGCTGGCGTGAAGCGGCGGATTTGATTCGCCGGGCGTATGAAAAAACCATCGCCCAAAAAATTGTCACTTATGATTTTGCCCGCCAGATGGACGGCGCCACCGAGGTCAAAACCAGTCAGTTTGCCAGCGCGGTGATCCAAAATTTGTAG
- a CDS encoding pentapeptide repeat-containing protein, with amino-acid sequence MSAAEIISRYQAGERDFQEADLSGADLSEVDLSEANLSVANLSRANLSRANLSQANLSGAILKGANLSGTNLNGADLSWANLSRANLSGADLSGANLHMAIVIGTRFKNTIMPDGTKR; translated from the coding sequence ATGTCTGCTGCAGAAATTATCAGCCGGTATCAGGCCGGCGAGCGCGATTTTCAAGAAGCTGACCTCAGTGGCGCTGATTTAAGCGAGGTTGACTTGAGTGAGGCCAACCTGAGTGTGGCCAATTTAAGCCGGGCTAATCTGAGCCGGGCCAATTTGAGCCAGGCCAACTTGAGCGGAGCCATTTTGAAAGGAGCTAACCTGAGTGGAACCAACCTGAACGGGGCCGACTTGAGTTGGGCCAACTTAAGCCGGGCCAACCTGTCCGGCGCCGATTTGAGCGGGGCCAATCTGCACATGGCCATCGTCATCGGCACGCGCTTTAAAAATACAATCATGCCGGACGGTACAAAAAGATGA
- a CDS encoding DMT family transporter: MTTTNATLRGVAFLVLAMFILSLQNITVKFLGGEYPVLEIVVLRSIVALPVALILFWFEGGRGLPITKKPRLEYVRGTFLFFSYTTFFMGLAALPLADIEALRFSAPLMITFLSVVWLGERVGPWRWLALMVGFIGVLLIVRPGPATFNMGSVFVLIAMLLYALAIILTRKLQTTDSSATMAYYSTLVYLAAAFIFTPPVILVGDFPEAHPSVAFLFHPWAMPTLLDWLLMSGLGLVWAGGMYFIARAYSQAPASVVAPFEYISLPINIMWGFILWSEIPTWLTLIGAALTLFSGLYVLFREQSQKRAQKPQKIDALPYARVEDLELN; this comes from the coding sequence ATGACCACAACCAACGCCACCCTGCGCGGCGTCGCCTTTCTGGTGCTGGCGATGTTTATCCTTTCACTCCAAAACATCACTGTAAAATTCCTCGGCGGCGAATATCCGGTTCTGGAGATTGTCGTTTTGCGCAGCATAGTCGCCTTACCGGTCGCCCTTATTTTGTTTTGGTTTGAAGGGGGCCGGGGGTTGCCGATAACCAAAAAACCCAGGCTAGAATATGTGCGCGGGACGTTCCTGTTTTTCTCTTACACCACCTTTTTTATGGGCCTCGCGGCGTTGCCCTTGGCTGATATTGAGGCGCTTCGCTTTTCTGCGCCGTTGATGATCACCTTCCTCTCGGTGGTGTGGCTGGGCGAGCGGGTGGGGCCGTGGCGCTGGCTGGCGCTGATGGTTGGTTTTATCGGCGTGCTGCTGATTGTCAGACCAGGCCCGGCAACCTTCAATATGGGGTCGGTTTTCGTTTTGATTGCGATGCTCCTTTATGCCCTGGCAATCATCTTAACCCGCAAACTACAAACCACCGACAGCAGTGCAACGATGGCTTATTACAGCACGCTGGTTTATCTGGCCGCCGCTTTTATTTTTACCCCGCCGGTCATTTTGGTCGGTGATTTTCCAGAGGCGCACCCCAGCGTCGCCTTTCTGTTTCATCCCTGGGCCATGCCAACCCTGCTCGATTGGCTGTTGATGTCGGGGTTGGGTCTGGTTTGGGCGGGTGGGATGTATTTTATCGCCCGTGCTTACAGCCAGGCTCCCGCTTCGGTGGTGGCCCCGTTTGAATATATTTCGCTACCCATCAACATTATGTGGGGCTTTATTCTGTGGAGCGAGATTCCAACGTGGTTAACGCTAATTGGTGCGGCGTTAACCTTGTTCAGCGGGTTGTATGTGTTGTTTAGGGAGCAGAGCCAAAAGCGGGCGCAGAAACCACAGAAAATAGATGCTCTACCCTACGCGCGGGTAGAAGATTTAGAACTCAATTAA
- a CDS encoding S8 family serine peptidase codes for MKRQHITIIAVAAIVLLLVGVGVLAYALSQGGAIPGLGTAPTPAATVPPIPKINIDPQDIPTWEEAAEKVRAEYPELADLLLDPKLGSVYKDFYLAYQQGGQETAVALARQRGILNNNNEIEMTLVLDTEDTAPLIAELEAEGVIVKGSFANKINIAIPVSLIEEQAQAEEPELIVQRISNLEHVIRLEVPQKAKPMQEGRIQGQGVDKTTADRWQAQGFTGKGVKVGVLDLGFGGYQDLLGTELPENVTVATFGDETMFTQEVHGTACAEVVHEMAPEAELVLAYYDGTDVAMGQAVEWLISQNVDIISNSTGSNGLTPMDGTGFAAELVDWAYNEGIFWVNAAGNEADVHWRGQFTDSDGDTIHEFSPETVVLPFIPAGPGWQTEIILSWDDWQAVDQDYELILLDKDGELLGKSEEPQEGQAGQLPLEGFIYEFDDNEVYLLAIQNYEGQARGDATFDLFIHGGLMHPDYAVAEHSLGNPADARGAFAVGAVNWADDVLEYYSSQGPTADGRIKPDLSAPSVVDSASYAPEAFDGTSAAAPHVSGAAALVLQAFPNLTPNELGAFLQDRAIDLGPSGPDNAFGFGRLNMGELPDTAAAPLETPLPPPAKEELQPTSTPRPPQPAVGLPGQAEVGGEAGQPGVPPQEEGDLIGILVMLGLCMTCLAALLFLVIVVGLVMMRRK; via the coding sequence ATGAAACGTCAACACATAACCATCATTGCCGTAGCCGCCATCGTTCTATTGTTGGTGGGGGTGGGCGTGTTAGCCTACGCCCTATCGCAAGGAGGCGCCATTCCCGGCCTGGGCACAGCCCCGACGCCTGCCGCCACCGTGCCGCCCATTCCCAAAATCAATATTGACCCCCAAGATATTCCCACCTGGGAAGAAGCCGCCGAAAAGGTGCGGGCGGAGTATCCCGAATTGGCCGACTTGCTGCTGGACCCCAAGTTAGGCTCGGTTTACAAAGATTTTTACCTGGCCTACCAGCAGGGCGGCCAGGAAACAGCCGTGGCCCTGGCTCGCCAGCGGGGCATTCTCAACAACAACAATGAAATTGAAATGACCCTGGTGCTGGACACCGAAGACACCGCGCCCTTGATAGCCGAGTTGGAAGCCGAAGGGGTCATCGTCAAAGGCAGCTTTGCCAACAAAATCAATATCGCCATTCCGGTTTCTCTGATTGAAGAACAGGCCCAAGCCGAGGAACCGGAATTAATCGTTCAGCGCATCTCTAACCTGGAACACGTTATCCGCCTGGAAGTGCCCCAAAAGGCCAAGCCAATGCAAGAGGGCCGCATCCAAGGCCAGGGAGTTGACAAAACTACGGCCGACCGGTGGCAAGCGCAGGGGTTCACTGGTAAAGGAGTCAAGGTGGGTGTGTTAGATTTGGGCTTTGGCGGCTATCAGGATTTGCTGGGCACAGAATTGCCGGAAAACGTGACCGTGGCCACGTTTGGGGATGAAACAATGTTCACCCAAGAAGTGCATGGCACGGCCTGCGCTGAAGTTGTCCACGAAATGGCCCCAGAAGCCGAACTCGTTCTGGCTTACTACGACGGCACCGATGTGGCCATGGGCCAGGCCGTGGAGTGGTTGATTAGCCAAAACGTAGACATCATCTCCAACTCTACCGGCAGCAATGGCCTGACCCCCATGGACGGCACCGGCTTTGCCGCCGAGCTGGTTGATTGGGCCTACAACGAGGGCATTTTTTGGGTCAACGCCGCCGGCAATGAGGCCGACGTTCACTGGCGCGGCCAATTCACCGATAGCGACGGCGATACCATTCACGAATTTTCCCCCGAGACCGTGGTGCTGCCCTTTATCCCGGCCGGGCCGGGCTGGCAAACTGAAATCATCCTCAGTTGGGATGATTGGCAGGCCGTTGACCAGGATTATGAGTTAATTCTGCTGGACAAAGACGGCGAACTGCTAGGAAAGTCGGAAGAGCCGCAAGAAGGGCAAGCGGGCCAGTTGCCCCTGGAAGGATTCATCTATGAATTCGACGACAACGAAGTTTACCTGCTGGCCATCCAAAATTACGAGGGCCAGGCCAGGGGCGACGCCACCTTTGACTTGTTCATTCACGGCGGCTTAATGCATCCCGATTACGCAGTGGCCGAGCACAGCCTGGGCAACCCGGCTGACGCCCGGGGCGCGTTTGCCGTAGGCGCGGTCAACTGGGCCGATGACGTGTTAGAATATTACAGTTCGCAAGGCCCCACCGCCGATGGCCGCATCAAGCCCGATTTGTCCGCGCCATCGGTAGTTGACAGCGCCTCTTACGCGCCCGAAGCCTTTGACGGCACCTCGGCCGCCGCGCCCCACGTATCCGGCGCAGCCGCCCTGGTTTTGCAAGCCTTCCCCAATCTTACCCCCAATGAACTGGGCGCTTTTTTGCAAGACCGGGCCATTGATTTAGGCCCCTCCGGCCCAGACAACGCCTTTGGCTTTGGCCGTCTCAACATGGGTGAGTTGCCTGATACGGCCGCCGCTCCGCTGGAAACGCCACTGCCGCCGCCGGCAAAAGAAGAATTACAACCCACATCCACTCCCCGCCCGCCCCAACCGGCCGTTGGCCTGCCCGGCCAGGCTGAAGTTGGCGGCGAGGCCGGTCAACCCGGCGTCCCACCCCAGGAAGAGGGCGACCTGATCGGCATTCTGGTGATGTTAGGGTTATGCATGACCTGCCTGGCCGCTCTACTGTTCCTTGTGATCGTTGTCGGCCTGGTGATGATGCGGCGCAAATAA